In one Flavobacteriales bacterium genomic region, the following are encoded:
- a CDS encoding gliding motility-associated C-terminal domain-containing protein: protein MKTRYPAVSASFAFPILLRAACLAALLLVGQRTLGQAYPMFNGGATACTGAFLDSGGQGAGGYSNNESLTYTLCPDAPGGAISLNFLTFNLSTAGAAPIDFMAIYDGNSTAAPQLGTWTGNGLQGQVVSASAGNSTGCLTIVFQSNGTGTGVFAASITCYQPCARPTAAATHGAANPQLICPGESVTFNSAASSAAPGFSIASRRWDFGDGTVLNNAPASVAHTYAQPGAYTAQLYLLDNNGCASTNLVDLVTMVGTAPTFGGTNGTLTGCVGETLCLNGAVQGTTWTESPAPNLGSGVFLPDNVGECFESTITFNQFPPGSTLTNVNGLLSICVDMEHSFLGDLIINIISPTGQTVTLHQQGGGGTFLGIPVDNDLQPNAQGTCWNYCWIPTATNGTMADNGQATLPSGNYESLNSLAGLVGSQLNGTWTFQVCDMWASDNGFVCNWGIDFNPALFDDLIAFTPVYGTQCDSSYWTGPNITSQGADCNQACVTPVAPGSYDYVYHVTDNFGCTYDTTLTVTITPAPQVNAGPDASTCNTPVQLGASVVGGGFPTNCSYTLTLYDSFGDGWTGLFGIGSNGSSVTVTVNGTPYSYWLNGGSQASVGIPVSSGATIVVSYTAGSLYNGEQSFTLFNGTGGVVYASPQGPGSGQLWSGAANCPGGNFVYSWSPATGLSDPNIANPIATVGGTTQYCVTVHQVGHPLCTSTDCVTITVDNLVDPGTNASVAACSNGAATNLFAQLGGTPTAGGTWTAPGGGAHSGTFQPGADAPGIYTYTVGGAGACGAPQSSTVNVTVYPLPNAGTSTSLAVCSTDAAQSMFALLGSGAEAGGTWSGPSPVPGGSYNPATMDPGVYTYTVNGTAPCPNATATVTVTESAPPDAGSDATITLCSTSAPLVMVTQLGGSPDGSGTWTDPGGASTSGGFDPAADLPGIYTYTVAGTAPCPNDLATLTININAPPDPGTDGSIALCATDAPASLFAQLGGAPDAGGTWSGPSAVIGGMIDPATMSAGVYTYTVDGTAPCPSEQASVTVTISTPPNAGTDGSITLCATDAPASLFAQLGGTPDAGGTWSGPSAVVGGMIDPATMSAGTYTYTVNGTAPCPSEQASVTVSISTPPNAGTDGSITLCATDAPASLFAQLGGTPDAGGTWSGPSAVVGGMIDPANMSAGTYTYTVNGTVPCPSEQASVTVSISTPPNAGTDGSITLCATDAPASLFAQLGGTPDAGGTWSGPSAVVGGMIDPATMSAGAYTYTVNGTAPCPSEQASVTVSISTPPNAGTDGSITLCATDAPASLFAQLGGTPDAGGTWSGPSAVVGGMIDPANMSAGTYTYTVNGTAPCPSEQASVTVSISTPPNAGTDGSITLCATDAPASLFAQLGGTPDAGGTWSGPSAITGDMIDPATMSAGTYTYTVNGTAPCPSEQASVTVSISTPPNAGTDGSITLCATDAPASLFAQLGGTPDAGGTWSGPSAVVGGMIDPATMSAGTYTYTVNGTAPCPSEQASVTVSISTPPNAGTDGAITVCETDGDFGLFALLGGSPEPGGTWTFGGAAHSSTFTPGTDAAGAYAYMVAGTAPCPAAIAAITVTVNAMPDAGISGGLTLCSSSPSTPLMSGLNGTPDSGGFWTAPGGGPATGTFTPGASSTGDYTYTVNGIAPCPTVSATVTVSVVTNPDAGTPGNATLCTSDAPILLFSQLGGAPDAGGSWSGPSPVVGGQYDPATMSPGVYTYTIAVPPPCVNASSTVTITEIAPPNAGTDGALTLCISSPAASLFAALGGGAQPGGSWSGPSTVAGGLFDPATMAAGVYTYTVNGTTPCPSDQSQVTVTVVSAPDAGTPGNATLCATDGAIDLFTELGGTPDAGGNWNGPSPVVGGQYDPATMSPGVYTYTIAVPPPCVNASSTVTITEIAPPNAGTDGALTLCISSPAASLFAALGGGAQPGGSWSGPSTVAGGLFDPATMAAGVYTYTVNGTTPCPSDQSQVTVTVVSAPDAGTPGNATLCATDGAIDLFAELGGTPDAGGNWNGPSPVVGGQYDPATMSPGVYTYTIAVPPPCVNASSTVTITEIAPPNAGTDGALTLCISSPAASLFAQLGGGAQPGGSWSGPSTVAGGLFDPATMAAGVYTYTVNGTTPCPSDQSQVTVTVVSAPDAGTPGNATLCATDGAIDLFAELGGTPDAGGNWNGPSPVVGGQYDPATMSPGVYTYTIAVPPPCVNASSTVTITEIAPPNAGTDGALTLCISSPAASLFAQLGGGAQPGGSWSGPSTVAGGLFDPAMMAAGVYTYTVNGTTPCPSDQSQVTVTVVSEPDPGGPGYLTICATDAPDDLFSYLEGSPDQGGIWTAPNGTSTSSIFDPITMPGGVYTYTIVVPPPCASASSTVTVDVIAAPDAGLDGAATLCLTGAAQDLFTLLGGTPQAGGAWSTSAGAPFSGTFNPAADAPGAFTYTVAGTAPCPADVASVTIAVTQLPNAGNDAILNLCIVGDPVDLFSALGGADPGGAWNGPGGASSGMFSPGTGTPGNYTYTVAGSPPCPEASATVTVNVLANADAGGDGSVTLCGSDGPVPLFGLLQGSPDEGGSWFAPDGAPSSGSFDPGTSPEGIYSYILYVPAPCTNDTAHVVMDVVEPVSAGTAGSATLCSNAPPLALFTALGGSPDPGGSWSGPMGVTEGSFDPQSDAPGSYTYTVLATAPCPNASADVLVDVNPLPDAGTNGSITLCPESSPIVLFSLLGGTPMPGGAWTAPDGQPSNGIFDPATSPQGAYTYTVTGLAPCPNAVASSTATVFLIAPPNAGPDAVTCTLEFNLSATGNWASGSWSGPAGITFSEPTSPTSSVTAGAGGTYTFTWNVLSNDGCATQDQVSITFTDAILPAVAATDAICNGACNGTASVAATGGNGTYSYAWSNGIAGNAPMAAGICAGSYNVTVLDVNNCSASAPFTIGEPVALVIDAIAATDETCPGTCDGSITITDPEGALYSINGGAYQGEGLFTGLCPGAFTITMLDANGCSASGIASILSPAPVVAGFTYSPETLVVTSATAQFTNASSQNAVAFHWDFSGLGTSASVSPAFTFPGGLGDSYMICLTAYDANGCSDTHCEPVEVLDALTVHVPNAFTPNGDGFNDDFMPVFNLPLLVRDYEFMIFDRWGERIHTTDAVHEPWNGAYKGELVETEVYVWKLKCFNRLTNELIERTGHVTVLK from the coding sequence ATGAAGACACGCTACCCGGCCGTATCCGCATCCTTCGCATTCCCGATCCTCCTCCGCGCCGCATGTCTGGCCGCGCTGCTCCTTGTCGGGCAGCGGACGCTTGGGCAGGCCTACCCCATGTTCAATGGCGGTGCCACGGCCTGCACCGGAGCGTTCCTTGACAGCGGCGGGCAGGGCGCTGGCGGCTACTCGAATAACGAGAGCCTCACTTACACCTTGTGCCCTGACGCACCCGGAGGCGCCATCTCGCTGAACTTCCTCACCTTCAACCTGAGCACTGCGGGCGCTGCGCCGATCGATTTCATGGCGATCTACGACGGGAACAGCACCGCTGCCCCGCAGCTGGGCACATGGACCGGCAATGGCCTCCAAGGGCAGGTGGTCTCCGCCTCGGCCGGGAATTCCACCGGCTGCCTCACCATTGTCTTCCAGTCGAATGGCACGGGCACCGGGGTCTTCGCGGCCTCCATCACCTGCTACCAGCCCTGCGCACGTCCCACCGCTGCAGCCACGCACGGCGCAGCCAATCCGCAGCTGATCTGCCCAGGCGAGAGCGTGACCTTCAACAGCGCCGCGTCATCCGCGGCACCCGGATTCTCCATCGCCAGCCGGCGTTGGGATTTCGGGGACGGCACCGTGCTCAACAACGCGCCCGCCTCGGTGGCACACACCTATGCGCAGCCTGGCGCCTACACGGCCCAGCTCTATCTGCTCGACAACAACGGATGCGCCAGCACCAACCTCGTCGACCTGGTGACCATGGTGGGCACGGCGCCCACCTTCGGGGGAACGAACGGCACCCTGACGGGCTGCGTGGGCGAGACGCTCTGCTTGAATGGCGCGGTGCAGGGCACCACCTGGACGGAATCGCCGGCCCCCAACCTGGGAAGCGGCGTGTTCCTTCCCGACAATGTGGGCGAGTGCTTCGAGAGCACCATCACCTTCAATCAGTTCCCCCCGGGCTCCACGCTCACGAACGTCAACGGGCTCCTCTCCATCTGCGTGGACATGGAGCATTCCTTCCTCGGTGACCTGATCATCAACATCATCAGCCCCACGGGCCAGACCGTGACCCTGCACCAACAGGGCGGCGGCGGCACCTTCCTAGGCATCCCGGTCGACAATGACCTGCAGCCCAACGCGCAAGGGACCTGCTGGAACTACTGCTGGATCCCGACTGCGACGAATGGCACCATGGCCGACAACGGACAGGCCACGCTGCCGAGCGGCAACTACGAAAGCCTGAACAGCCTGGCCGGGCTGGTGGGCTCGCAGCTCAATGGCACCTGGACCTTCCAGGTGTGCGACATGTGGGCCTCGGACAACGGCTTCGTGTGCAATTGGGGCATCGACTTCAATCCTGCGCTCTTCGACGACCTGATCGCATTCACCCCGGTCTATGGAACTCAATGCGACAGCAGCTATTGGACCGGACCCAACATCACGAGCCAGGGCGCCGACTGCAATCAGGCGTGCGTGACGCCCGTCGCTCCCGGCAGCTACGACTACGTCTATCATGTGACTGACAACTTCGGCTGCACCTACGACACCACCCTCACGGTGACGATTACGCCGGCCCCGCAGGTGAATGCCGGACCGGACGCGAGCACCTGCAACACGCCCGTGCAACTTGGAGCGAGCGTGGTCGGCGGCGGATTCCCCACGAATTGCTCCTACACGCTCACGCTGTATGACAGCTTTGGCGATGGCTGGACCGGCCTCTTCGGCATTGGGTCGAACGGATCGAGCGTGACCGTAACGGTGAACGGCACCCCGTACAGCTACTGGCTGAATGGCGGCTCGCAGGCCAGTGTGGGAATCCCCGTGTCCAGCGGTGCAACCATCGTGGTGAGCTATACGGCCGGTTCGCTCTACAATGGCGAGCAGTCGTTCACGCTCTTCAATGGCACGGGCGGCGTGGTGTACGCTTCGCCGCAAGGGCCCGGCAGCGGTCAGCTCTGGAGCGGTGCGGCCAATTGCCCTGGCGGCAATTTCGTGTACAGCTGGTCTCCCGCAACAGGCCTGAGCGATCCGAACATCGCGAATCCGATTGCCACCGTGGGGGGCACCACGCAATACTGCGTCACGGTCCATCAGGTGGGCCACCCCCTCTGCACCAGTACGGATTGTGTGACCATCACGGTGGACAACCTTGTGGATCCAGGCACCAATGCCAGCGTGGCTGCGTGCAGCAACGGTGCGGCCACCAACCTCTTCGCGCAGCTTGGCGGAACGCCGACCGCAGGAGGCACATGGACGGCCCCTGGCGGCGGTGCGCACAGCGGCACTTTCCAGCCGGGAGCGGACGCTCCCGGCATCTACACCTATACGGTGGGCGGTGCCGGCGCCTGCGGGGCTCCCCAGAGCAGCACAGTGAACGTAACCGTGTATCCGTTGCCGAATGCCGGCACGAGCACCAGCCTCGCCGTGTGCAGCACCGATGCCGCTCAATCGATGTTCGCCTTGCTGGGTTCCGGCGCGGAGGCCGGCGGCACCTGGAGCGGTCCCTCGCCGGTGCCGGGAGGCAGCTACAACCCTGCAACGATGGATCCGGGTGTGTACACCTACACGGTGAATGGTACAGCGCCATGCCCGAACGCCACCGCAACAGTGACGGTGACGGAAAGCGCGCCACCCGACGCCGGTAGCGATGCAACCATCACGCTGTGCAGCACGAGCGCTCCTTTGGTGATGGTGACCCAGCTTGGGGGCAGTCCGGACGGATCAGGTACCTGGACGGATCCCGGTGGCGCGAGCACCAGCGGCGGTTTTGATCCAGCTGCAGACCTGCCAGGCATCTACACCTATACGGTAGCCGGGACGGCACCCTGCCCAAATGATTTGGCCACGTTAACCATCAACATCAACGCCCCGCCTGATCCGGGGACCGATGGCTCAATCGCCCTCTGCGCCACCGATGCGCCCGCTTCGCTCTTCGCGCAGCTCGGAGGTGCTCCCGATGCCGGCGGCACCTGGAGCGGGCCGAGCGCAGTGATCGGTGGCATGATCGACCCGGCCACGATGAGCGCGGGTGTCTACACCTACACGGTGGACGGCACGGCGCCCTGCCCCAGCGAGCAGGCCTCGGTGACCGTCACGATCAGCACGCCGCCCAACGCCGGCACCGATGGCAGCATCACCCTCTGCGCCACCGATGCGCCCGCCTCGCTCTTCGCGCAGCTCGGCGGCACGCCCGATGCCGGCGGAACCTGGAGCGGGCCCAGTGCGGTGGTCGGCGGTATGATCGACCCGGCAACGATGAGCGCGGGCACCTACACCTACACGGTGAACGGCACGGCGCCCTGCCCCAGCGAGCAGGCCTCGGTGACCGTCTCGATCAGCACGCCGCCCAACGCCGGCACCGATGGCAGCATCACCCTCTGCGCCACTGATGCGCCCGCCTCGCTCTTCGCGCAGCTCGGCGGCACGCCCGATGCAGGCGGAACCTGGAGCGGGCCCAGTGCAGTGGTCGGCGGCATGATCGACCCGGCCAACATGAGCGCGGGCACCTACACCTACACGGTGAACGGCACGGTGCCCTGCCCCAGCGAGCAGGCCTCGGTGACCGTCTCGATCAGCACGCCGCCCAACGCCGGCACCGATGGCAGCATCACCCTCTGCGCCACCGATGCGCCCGCCTCGCTCTTCGCGCAGCTCGGCGGCACGCCCGATGCCGGCGGAACCTGGAGCGGGCCCAGTGCGGTGGTCGGCGGCATGATCGACCCGGCCACGATGAGCGCGGGTGCCTACACCTACACGGTGAACGGCACGGCGCCCTGCCCCAGCGAGCAGGCCTCGGTGACCGTCTCGATCAGCACGCCGCCCAACGCCGGCACCGATGGCAGCATCACCCTCTGCGCCACCGATGCGCCCGCCTCGCTCTTCGCGCAGCTCGGCGGCACGCCCGATGCCGGCGGAACCTGGAGCGGGCCCAGTGCAGTGGTCGGCGGCATGATCGACCCGGCCAACATGAGCGCGGGCACCTACACCTACACGGTGAACGGCACGGCGCCCTGCCCCAGCGAGCAGGCCTCGGTGACCGTCTCGATCAGCACGCCGCCCAACGCCGGCACCGATGGCAGCATCACCCTCTGCGCCACCGATGCGCCCGCCTCGCTCTTCGCGCAGCTCGGCGGCACGCCCGATGCCGGCGGAACCTGGAGCGGGCCCAGTGCGATCACCGGCGATATGATCGACCCGGCAACGATGAGCGCGGGCACCTACACCTACACGGTGAACGGCACGGCGCCCTGCCCCAGCGAGCAGGCCTCGGTGACCGTCTCGATCAGCACGCCGCCCAACGCCGGCACCGATGGCAGCATCACCCTCTGCGCCACCGATGCGCCCGCCTCGCTCTTCGCGCAGCTCGGCGGCACGCCCGATGCCGGCGGAACCTGGAGCGGGCCCAGTGCGGTGGTCGGCGGCATGATCGACCCGGCAACGATGAGCGCGGGCACCTACACCTACACGGTGAACGGCACGGCGCCCTGCCCCAGCGAGCAGGCTTCGGTGACCGTCTCGATCAGCACGCCGCCCAACGCCGGCACCGATGGTGCCATCACGGTTTGCGAGACCGATGGAGACTTCGGGCTATTCGCGTTGCTCGGCGGCTCGCCAGAGCCCGGCGGGACATGGACCTTTGGAGGCGCAGCGCACAGCAGCACATTCACGCCGGGTACCGATGCGGCTGGAGCCTATGCGTACATGGTTGCTGGCACAGCGCCCTGCCCTGCTGCTATCGCGGCCATTACGGTCACAGTGAATGCGATGCCTGACGCGGGCATCAGTGGCGGACTCACGCTATGCTCTTCCAGCCCGTCAACCCCGCTCATGAGCGGCCTGAATGGCACACCCGATTCCGGTGGCTTTTGGACCGCTCCCGGGGGTGGCCCCGCTACCGGCACGTTCACGCCAGGCGCTAGCTCGACCGGGGACTACACCTATACGGTGAATGGCATCGCTCCATGCCCAACCGTGTCGGCCACGGTGACCGTGAGCGTTGTGACCAATCCCGATGCGGGAACACCGGGCAATGCCACACTGTGCACCAGCGATGCACCGATCCTCCTCTTCAGCCAACTCGGCGGAGCACCCGACGCCGGCGGTAGTTGGAGCGGGCCCTCTCCTGTGGTCGGCGGGCAGTACGATCCGGCAACGATGAGCCCCGGCGTGTACACCTACACCATCGCGGTGCCGCCACCCTGCGTGAACGCCAGCAGCACGGTCACCATCACCGAGATCGCGCCGCCCAACGCGGGCACCGATGGCGCACTCACCCTCTGCATCAGCAGCCCGGCGGCATCGCTCTTCGCCGCGCTCGGCGGCGGTGCGCAGCCCGGCGGCAGCTGGAGCGGGCCTTCAACGGTGGCCGGTGGGCTCTTCGACCCGGCGACGATGGCCGCCGGTGTGTATACCTACACGGTGAACGGCACCACGCCCTGCCCCAGCGACCAGTCGCAGGTGACGGTGACCGTGGTGAGCGCGCCGGATGCCGGAACGCCCGGCAACGCCACGCTCTGCGCAACCGATGGCGCAATCGACCTTTTCACCGAACTCGGCGGAACACCTGATGCGGGCGGCAACTGGAACGGGCCCTCTCCTGTGGTCGGCGGGCAGTACGATCCGGCAACGATGAGCCCCGGCGTGTACACCTACACCATCGCGGTGCCGCCACCCTGCGTGAACGCCAGCAGCACGGTCACCATCACCGAGATCGCGCCGCCCAACGCGGGCACCGATGGCGCACTCACCCTCTGCATCAGCAGCCCGGCGGCATCGCTCTTCGCCGCGCTCGGCGGCGGTGCGCAGCCCGGCGGCAGCTGGAGCGGGCCTTCAACGGTGGCCGGTGGGCTCTTCGACCCTGCGACGATGGCCGCCGGTGTGTATACCTACACAGTGAACGGCACCACGCCCTGCCCCAGCGACCAGTCGCAGGTGACGGTGACCGTGGTGAGCGCGCCGGATGCCGGAACGCCCGGCAACGCCACGCTCTGCGCAACCGATGGCGCAATCGACCTTTTCGCCGAACTCGGCGGAACACCTGATGCGGGCGGCAACTGGAACGGGCCCTCTCCTGTGGTCGGCGGGCAGTACGATCCGGCAACGATGAGCCCCGGCGTGTACACCTACACCATCGCGGTGCCGCCACCCTGCGTGAACGCCAGCAGCACGGTCACCATCACCGAGATCGCGCCGCCCAACGCGGGCACCGATGGCGCACTCACCCTCTGCATCAGCAGCCCGGCGGCATCGCTGTTCGCGCAGCTCGGCGGCGGTGCGCAGCCCGGCGGCAGCTGGAGCGGGCCTTCAACGGTGGCCGGTGGGCTCTTCGACCCTGCGACGATGGCCGCCGGTGTGTATACCTACACAGTGAACGGCACCACGCCCTGCCCCAGCGACCAGTCGCAGGTGACGGTGACCGTGGTGAGCGCGCCGGATGCCGGAACGCCCGGCAACGCCACGCTCTGCGCAACCGATGGCGCAATCGACCTTTTCGCCGAACTCGGCGGAACACCTGATGCGGGCGGCAACTGGAACGGGCCCTCTCCTGTGGTCGGCGGGCAGTACGATCCGGCAACGATGAGCCCCGGCGTGTACACCTACACCATCGCGGTGCCGCCACCCTGCGTGAACGCCAGCAGCACGGTCACCATCACCGAGATCGCGCCGCCCAACGCGGGCACCGATGGCGCACTCACCCTCTGCATCAGCAGCCCGGCGGCATCGCTGTTCGCGCAGCTCGGCGGCGGTGCGCAGCCCGGCGGCAGCTGGAGCGGGCCTTCAACGGTGGCCGGTGGGCTCTTCGACCCAGCGATGATGGCCGCCGGTGTGTATACCTACACAGTGAACGGCACCACGCCCTGCCCCAGCGACCAGTCGCAGGTGACGGTGACTGTGGTGAGTGAGCCGGACCCCGGCGGCCCCGGCTACCTGACCATCTGCGCCACGGATGCACCGGATGACCTCTTCAGCTACCTCGAAGGCTCGCCGGACCAAGGCGGCATTTGGACTGCGCCGAACGGAACGAGCACCAGCAGCATCTTCGACCCTATCACGATGCCGGGTGGCGTTTACACCTATACCATCGTGGTGCCGCCACCTTGTGCCAGCGCGAGCAGCACGGTGACCGTGGATGTGATCGCTGCACCTGATGCCGGACTGGATGGTGCCGCGACACTCTGCCTCACCGGAGCGGCACAGGACCTCTTCACCCTGCTGGGCGGAACACCGCAAGCAGGAGGAGCGTGGAGCACGAGCGCCGGCGCCCCCTTCAGCGGAACCTTCAACCCCGCCGCCGATGCGCCGGGCGCTTTCACTTACACTGTAGCAGGAACGGCACCCTGCCCGGCCGACGTGGCGAGCGTGACCATTGCCGTGACGCAACTGCCCAACGCTGGAAACGATGCCATCCTGAACCTGTGCATCGTGGGAGACCCCGTTGACCTGTTCAGCGCACTTGGCGGTGCCGACCCGGGCGGTGCTTGGAACGGACCCGGGGGCGCTTCATCGGGCATGTTCTCGCCGGGTACCGGCACGCCGGGCAACTACACCTATACCGTCGCCGGCTCACCGCCCTGCCCGGAAGCCTCGGCGACCGTTACGGTGAACGTTCTCGCCAATGCGGATGCCGGAGGCGATGGCTCAGTCACACTCTGCGGCAGCGATGGCCCGGTTCCGCTCTTCGGCCTGCTGCAGGGAAGCCCGGATGAAGGAGGGTCGTGGTTCGCCCCGGATGGAGCGCCGTCGAGCGGCAGCTTCGACCCGGGCACGAGCCCTGAAGGCATCTATTCCTACATCCTCTACGTGCCTGCGCCCTGCACGAATGACACCGCGCACGTGGTGATGGACGTGGTGGAACCAGTGAGTGCGGGTACGGCTGGGAGCGCAACCCTGTGCTCGAACGCTCCACCGCTCGCACTCTTCACCGCCCTGGGAGGCTCACCGGATCCCGGTGGCTCATGGTCCGGCCCCATGGGCGTTACCGAGGGCAGCTTCGACCCGCAGAGCGATGCACCCGGCAGCTATACCTACACCGTGCTCGCCACAGCGCCCTGTCCCAACGCCAGCGCTGATGTGCTCGTCGACGTGAACCCGCTGCCCGATGCTGGCACTAACGGCTCCATCACACTGTGCCCGGAGTCCTCACCCATCGTGCTCTTCTCGCTACTCGGCGGTACGCCCATGCCCGGTGGCGCATGGACCGCTCCTGATGGCCAGCCCAGCAACGGCATATTCGACCCTGCCACCAGTCCGCAAGGCGCCTACACCTATACCGTCACCGGCCTTGCGCCGTGCCCGAACGCGGTGGCCAGCTCCACCGCAACGGTGTTCCTGATCGCCCCGCCGAATGCCGGGCCTGACGCCGTCACCTGCACGCTCGAGTTCAACCTGAGTGCCACCGGCAACTGGGCCAGCGGCTCTTGGAGCGGCCCCGCAGGCATCACCTTCTCCGAACCCACTTCACCGACGAGCAGCGTGACCGCCGGCGCGGGTGGCACATATACGTTCACCTGGAACGTGCTCTCGAATGATGGCTGCGCTACGCAGGACCAGGTGTCCATCACCTTCACCGATGCCATCCTGCCGGCAGTTGCGGCAACGGATGCCATCTGCAACGGCGCGTGCAACGGCACGGCCAGCGTGGCGGCAACAGGAGGGAACGGCACTTACAGCTACGCCTGGTCGAACGGCATCGCTGGGAATGCACCAATGGCAGCGGGCATCTGTGCGGGCTCGTACAACGTCACCGTGCTTGACGTGAACAACTGCTCAGCCTCGGCACCCTTCACCATCGGCGAGCCGGTAGCGCTCGTGATCGATGCCATAGCCGCCACGGACGAGACCTGCCCGGGCACCTGCGATGGCAGCATCACCATCACCGATCCTGAAGGGGCGCTCTACAGCATCAATGGTGGCGCGTACCAAGGCGAAGGGCTGTTCACAGGGCTCTGCCCCGGCGCCTTCACCATCACCATGCTCGATGCCAATGGCTGCTCCGCAAGCGGCATCGCCAGCATCCTTTCCCCGGCGCCGGTGGTGGCCGGCTTCACGTACTCCCCAGAGACGCTCGTAGTGACCAGCGCCACCGCTCAGTTCACCAATGCTTCGAGCCAGAATGCGGTGGCCTTCCATTGGGACTTCAGCGGGCTGGGCACCAGCGCATCCGTCTCGCCCGCGTTCACCTTCCCCGGCGGGCTGGGCGACAGCTACATGATCTGCCTCACGGCCTACGATGCCAATGGCTGCTCCGATACCCATTGCGAACCGGTGGAGGTGCTTGATGCCTTAACGGTGCATGTGCCCAATGCCTTCACGCCGAACGGCGACGGGTTCAACGATGACTTCATGCCGGTCTTCAACCTGCCGCTGCTCGTGCGCGACTATGAGTTCATGATCTTCGACCGCTGGGGCGAGCGCATCCACACCACGGATGCCGTGCATGAACCCTGGAACGGCGCCTACAAAGGTGAACTGGTCGAAACCGAGGTGTACGTGTGGAAGCTGAAGTGCTTCAACCGCCTCACCAACGAGCTCATCGAGCGAACCGGTCACGTGACGGTGCTGAAGTAA